One window of the Corvus hawaiiensis isolate bCorHaw1 chromosome 30, bCorHaw1.pri.cur, whole genome shotgun sequence genome contains the following:
- the CIDEA gene encoding cell death activator CIDE-A isoform X1, producing MEVARDCVGSLLRSFISMGASVGAVTRQTLFPPLMPAGRPFRVSNASRSSRKGIVASSLQELLSKTLDAFVITAGIVTLVLEEDGTVVDTEEFFRSLDDNTHFMVLEKGQKWTPTKNGVVAVRKKKKMGVANITFDLYKLNPKDFIGCLNIRATFYEIYSISYDIKCMGAKSMLRKVLQLISHAAQITGQFLLYTGTYMLQLMGEYDEDDMCTRSSRE from the exons ATGGAGGTGGCGCGGGACTGCGTGGGATCGCTGCTGCG ATCGTTCATATCCATGGGAGCATCTGTAGGAGCAGTAACAAGACAGACCCTGTTCCCTCCTCTCATGCCTGCAGGGCGCCCTTTCCGTGTGTCCAATGCCTCCCGAAGCAGCCGGAAGGGAATTGTTGCAAGCAGCCTGCAGGAGCTCCTCAGCAAG ACTTTAGATGCCTTTGTTATAACTGCTGGAATTGTTACTCTGGTTTTGGAGGAAGATGGCACAGTTGTGGACACAGAAGAGTTCTTCAGGTCCCTGGATGATAATACACACTTCATGGTTCtagaaaaaggacagaaatggaCACCA ACAAAAAATGGAGTTGTCGCtgtgagaaaaaagaagaaaatgggagTAGCTAACATCACATTTGATCTGTACAAACTGAACCCTAAGGATTTTATTGGCTGCTTAAACATCAGGGCAACCTTCTATGAGATCTACTCGATCTCATATGACATCAAATGCATGGGAGCAAAAAGCATGTTGCG GAAAGTGCTTCAGCTAATATCCCATGCAGCACAAATAACTGGACAGTTTCTTCTCTATACTGGAACGTATATGTTGCAGTTGATGGGTGAATATGATGAAGATGACATGTGCACGAGATCAAGCCGGGAGTAG
- the CIDEA gene encoding cell death activator CIDE-A isoform X2: protein MGASVGAVTRQTLFPPLMPAGRPFRVSNASRSSRKGIVASSLQELLSKTLDAFVITAGIVTLVLEEDGTVVDTEEFFRSLDDNTHFMVLEKGQKWTPTKNGVVAVRKKKKMGVANITFDLYKLNPKDFIGCLNIRATFYEIYSISYDIKCMGAKSMLRKVLQLISHAAQITGQFLLYTGTYMLQLMGEYDEDDMCTRSSRE, encoded by the exons ATGGGAGCATCTGTAGGAGCAGTAACAAGACAGACCCTGTTCCCTCCTCTCATGCCTGCAGGGCGCCCTTTCCGTGTGTCCAATGCCTCCCGAAGCAGCCGGAAGGGAATTGTTGCAAGCAGCCTGCAGGAGCTCCTCAGCAAG ACTTTAGATGCCTTTGTTATAACTGCTGGAATTGTTACTCTGGTTTTGGAGGAAGATGGCACAGTTGTGGACACAGAAGAGTTCTTCAGGTCCCTGGATGATAATACACACTTCATGGTTCtagaaaaaggacagaaatggaCACCA ACAAAAAATGGAGTTGTCGCtgtgagaaaaaagaagaaaatgggagTAGCTAACATCACATTTGATCTGTACAAACTGAACCCTAAGGATTTTATTGGCTGCTTAAACATCAGGGCAACCTTCTATGAGATCTACTCGATCTCATATGACATCAAATGCATGGGAGCAAAAAGCATGTTGCG GAAAGTGCTTCAGCTAATATCCCATGCAGCACAAATAACTGGACAGTTTCTTCTCTATACTGGAACGTATATGTTGCAGTTGATGGGTGAATATGATGAAGATGACATGTGCACGAGATCAAGCCGGGAGTAG